From a region of the Thermomicrobium roseum DSM 5159 genome:
- the mobA gene encoding molybdenum cofactor guanylyltransferase, producing the protein MEASIAVLAGGQSRRMGQDKALLDFCGEPLLARVLRRVRHLTDDLFVVASDRPAYAQFGVPIVPDRLPGSGPLGGIYSALLAARHEYCLVLSCDLPFVSPDLLAALLAVPRDYDVLVPTRAERTGQGGMLTYETLHAVYSKRCLRAIERQLAAGNLKIVSFFAEVRVVPVPESHLRTIDPELLSFANTNTPEAYRAALERAKGTEQCLESPVEGSA; encoded by the coding sequence ATGGAAGCCAGTATCGCTGTGCTCGCCGGTGGCCAGAGCCGACGCATGGGGCAAGACAAAGCACTGCTGGACTTTTGTGGCGAGCCGCTTCTCGCTCGCGTCTTGCGCCGCGTTCGACACCTGACCGACGACCTCTTCGTCGTCGCGAGCGATCGCCCAGCGTATGCTCAGTTCGGCGTCCCGATCGTACCCGATCGTCTCCCGGGAAGCGGACCGCTCGGTGGGATCTATTCGGCACTGCTCGCTGCTCGCCACGAGTATTGCCTCGTGCTCTCCTGCGACCTTCCCTTCGTCTCACCAGATCTCCTGGCGGCCCTGCTCGCTGTCCCGCGCGACTATGACGTGCTCGTGCCGACCAGGGCAGAACGGACTGGTCAAGGCGGCATGTTGACGTATGAAACACTCCACGCCGTCTATTCGAAGCGCTGCCTGCGCGCGATCGAGCGACAGCTCGCTGCCGGAAACCTCAAGATCGTGAGCTTTTTCGCTGAGGTTCGTGTCGTCCCGGTTCCAGAGAGCCACCTCCGCACCATCGACCCAGAACTGTTGTCGTTCGCCAATACCAACACTCCCGAGGCCTACCGTGCAGCCCTGGAGCGAGCGAAAGGGACCGAGCAGTGTCTCGAGTCTCCCGTGGAGGGCAGCGCATGA
- a CDS encoding SWIM zinc finger family protein: MNSSLIGKIEKARRYAAEPERVQVQSLHVRFRGEHDVYDVHFADGSWSCTCHSFEALGLGTCSHIMALERLLGPIAPQAVGQAERVS, encoded by the coding sequence ATGAATTCGAGCCTCATCGGGAAGATCGAGAAGGCACGCCGCTATGCTGCGGAACCGGAACGAGTCCAGGTGCAATCCCTGCACGTCCGGTTCCGCGGTGAGCACGATGTGTACGACGTCCATTTTGCGGACGGGAGCTGGAGTTGCACGTGCCATTCCTTCGAGGCGCTCGGCCTGGGCACGTGCAGCCACATCATGGCCCTCGAACGCTTGCTGGGGCCGATCGCTCCACAAGCGGTGGGGCAGGCCGAGCGGGTGAGCTAA